A window of the Helianthus annuus cultivar XRQ/B chromosome 4, HanXRQr2.0-SUNRISE, whole genome shotgun sequence genome harbors these coding sequences:
- the LOC110910167 gene encoding probable membrane-associated kinase regulator 1, with product MGHHHHHRKTGKTPRSQTLPSSPTHSSSSSDFEFTVSLSPRKSSATNLCPADDLFYKGQLLPLHLSPRISMVRTLLLSSSSTSSSATTARHSSDSHSSFSTDGCCDSSRPSSVTDDDLHLHTKLVNPNSNNASIVANNHKKPNKYFSLSRFSSVFRKETKTSTSKVDPDIMVSGSSVKRMSATAKEMIRKYLKKARPLYEKLSQKSAPSHQSPAETTKTDGARKENDVISHSFSGNLRYPRRRSCVSSCPSSMRSSPSHSGILCHNSVVRGAGGICSSNSSSMEELQSAIQGAIAHCKNSMTQNK from the coding sequence ATGggccatcaccatcatcaccggAAAACCGGTAAAACCCCAAGATCACAAACCCTCCCTTCTTCCCCAACacattcttcttcatcttctgatTTTGAATTCACTGTGTCGCTTTCGCCCCGAAAATCATCCGCAACGAATCTCTGCCCGGCAGATGACCTGTTTTACAAGGGCCAGCTTCTTCCCCTACATCTTTCACCTCGTATCTCCATGGTCCGCACCCTCCTGTTGTCCTCCTCCTCCACTTCCTCCTCCGCCACCACCGCCCGCCACTCCTCGGATTCGCATTCGTCGTTTTCGACCGACGGATGCTGCGACTCCTCCCGCCCTAGCTCTGTCACCGATGACGACCTCCACCTCCACACCAAACTGGTTAATCCGAATTCGAATAACGCTAGCATCGTCgccaacaaccacaaaaaaccgaATAAGTATTTCTCGTTATCGAGATTCTCATCCGTCTTCCGTAAGGAAACGAAAACGTCGACGAGTAAAGTAGATCCGGATATCATGGTATCCGGATCTTCTGTCAAACGGATGAGTGCGACAGCTAAAGAAATGATAAGAAAATATCTGAAAAAAGCAAGGCCGTTGTACGAGAAACTCTCGCAGAAAAGTGCCCCGTCACATCAGTCGCCTGCTGAGACGACTAAAACTGACGGGGCCAGGAAGGAAAACGATGTGATTTCTCACTCGTTTTCCGGAAACCTTAGGTACCCGAGACGTAGAAGCTGCGTGTCAAGTTGCCCATCGTCGATGCGGTCATCGCCTAGCCACTCGGGCATATTGTGCCACAACAGTGTGGTGCGAGGAGCCGGCGGCATCTGCTCGAGCAACTCTTCTTCTATGGAGGAACTGCAGAGTGCGATTCAGGGGGCCATAGCTCATTGCAAGAACTCGATGACTCAGAACAAGTAG